CGGGGGGCAACAAACTCGAGGATAAGCAGTATCACAGACACAGCGGATACTTCGGCAGTGTCAAAAGCGAAAAGCTCGGAGAACTTGTCGAGAAAAACCCTGAGAAACTTTTCAAACTTGCCACGCGCGGCATGCTTCCCAAAACGAAACTTGGCCGACAGATGCTGAAAAAACTTCGCGTCTATGCAGGCAGCGAGCATCCGCACACAGCACAAGTCAAAGCAAAGGAAAACTAAGATGGCAAACGTTTATGCAACCGGAAAACGAAAAACGTCCGTCGCGAAAGTATGGCTTAAACCAGGCACGGGCAAAATGACGATCAACGGCATGGGCCTTGACGAGTGGCTTGGCGGACATGAGGCGATCAAACGCAAAGTGATGCAGCCTCTTCTTCTGACGAAACAGGAAGCCTCCGTCGACATCGTGGCGCAGACGCTCGGCGGCGGATACTCCGCCCAGGCGGACGCCCTGAAACACGGAATTTCCAAAGCTCTTGTCGCCTTCGATGAGGAGTTTAGAAAAATTCTCAAACCCCACGGACTTCTGACACGCGACAGCCGTGTTGTCGAGCGTAAGAAATATGGTAAACACAAAGCACGCCGAAGTCCCCAATTCTCCAAACGTTAATATTTTTCCCGGGTTCTCCCGGGGGAGCACCATTATGAAAAAATTCTCCCTCCTGCTTCTTCTTTTCGGATCGTTTCTTTTCGCGGAAGTCCGTGATCTTGATATCGCCTCTTTCGAAAAATTGAGAAGCAACGGGATTTCGGTCATCGATATCCGCACACCGAAAGAGTGGAAAACAACCGGCCTGATAGAAGGAAGTCATCCCATCATGTTTTTCGATGCCAAAGGGAAATACGATCTTCAGGCGTTTTTGGAAAAACTGAGGGGCCTTGGCATCGACAAGCAGAAGCCTTTTATTCTTGTCTGCCGGTCAGCCAGCA
This genomic interval from Hydrogenimonas urashimensis contains the following:
- the rplM gene encoding 50S ribosomal protein L13, which codes for MTKMVNSAQVERDWIVLDAEGKTFGRLVTEIATYLRGKHKPYFTPHVDCGDHVVVINASKVKFTGGNKLEDKQYHRHSGYFGSVKSEKLGELVEKNPEKLFKLATRGMLPKTKLGRQMLKKLRVYAGSEHPHTAQVKAKEN
- the rpsI gene encoding 30S ribosomal protein S9 yields the protein MANVYATGKRKTSVAKVWLKPGTGKMTINGMGLDEWLGGHEAIKRKVMQPLLLTKQEASVDIVAQTLGGGYSAQADALKHGISKALVAFDEEFRKILKPHGLLTRDSRVVERKKYGKHKARRSPQFSKR
- a CDS encoding rhodanese-like domain-containing protein codes for the protein MKKFSLLLLLFGSFLFAEVRDLDIASFEKLRSNGISVIDIRTPKEWKTTGLIEGSHPIMFFDAKGKYDLQAFLEKLRGLGIDKQKPFILVCRSASRTRMLGNYLSDEMGYRYVYQLAGGILNWKRHNKPLIPFMP